The proteins below come from a single Papaver somniferum cultivar HN1 chromosome 11, ASM357369v1, whole genome shotgun sequence genomic window:
- the LOC113320092 gene encoding NPL4-like protein 1: MMVNFIYEMPEQGTEENLVLMRDTEEEKIVEAIASGLGMRRVGFIFTQTIGQSKKDYTLSNSEVLQAAELHGESGLKEWVTALVKLKVNEEGGADVHFEAFQMSDICVKLFKEGWFETDCGGDYDPKVSRMKKEVVVGVKDVKEVDNDFFLVVVKILDHQGPLSTSFPVENRITSIPPRALKTHLDKAKSLPFVRRISDFHLLLLLSRFFDVNSDVPALCQCVQLQSTVPEGYQLLIESMASAT; encoded by the coding sequence ATGATGGTGAATTTTATTTATGAGATGCCAGAGCAGGGGACTGAGGAGAATTTGGTGTTGATGAGGGATACTGAGGAAGAGAAGATTGTCGAAGCGATTGCGTCAGGGTTAGGGATGAGGAGAGTTGGGTTTATCTTTACTCAAACAATTGGGCAGAGCAAGAAGGATTATACATTGTCGAATTCGGAGGTTTTACAAGCTGCAGAACTACATGGGGAGAGTGGGTTGAAGGAGTGGGTTACTGCATTGGTGAAATTGAAAGTGAATGAAGAGGGTGGTGCTGATGTACATTTTGAAGCTTTTCAAATGAGTGATATCTGTGTTAAGTTATTCAAAGAAGGATGGTTTGAGACTGATTGTGGAGGGGATTATGATCCAAAGGTATCCAGGATGAAAAAAGAGGTTGTTGTTGGTGTTAAAGATGTTAAAGAAGTTGATAATGATTTCTTCTTGGTGGTTGTAAAGATTCTTGATCATCAGGGCCCCCTTTCAACATCATTCCCTGTTGAGAATAGAATTACGTCAATTCCACCAAGAGCATTGAAGACTCATCTGGATAAGGCAAAGAGCCTTCCCTTTGTGAGGCGAATATCAGACTTTCATCTGCTGCTCTTACTTTCCAGGTTCTTTGATGTTAATTCTGATGTTCCAGCATTGTGCCAATGCGTGCAGCTGCAGTCAACAGTTCCAGAAGGCTACCAACTCCTAATCGAGTCAATGGCGAGTGCCACTTGA
- the LOC113322803 gene encoding 3-phosphoinositide-dependent protein kinase 2-like isoform X1, with translation MLALGETGGGEMEKEFESKLHLQNPDKKNNNSVMKSKSFVFRAPQEQFSIQEFQLGKIYGVGSYSKVVRAKKRDTGIVYALKIMDKKFITKENKTSYVKLERIVLDQLDHPGIIRLFFTFQDTCSLYMALESCEGGELFDQIIRKGRLSENEARFYAAEVIDALEYMHGVGLIHRDIKPENLLLTADGHIKIADFGSVKPMEDSQISVLPSVPSSEKACTFVGTAAYVPPEVLNSAPATFGNDLWALGCTLYQMLSGTSPFKDASEWLIFQRIIARDIKFPEYFTKEARDLIDKLLDTDPSQRPGAGPDGYASLKSHPFFKGVDWKNIRRQSPPKLALETKAVEADEAQDPGWNLSHIGDGSFSFNDGTSGAAATSSSEASAHITRLASIDSFDSRWQQFLDPGESIVMISMVKKVQKLANKKVQLILTDKPKLICVDPAKMTLKGNVLWSEADNPQDLTIQVTSSSNFKICTPKKVMSFEDAKQRAWQWKKAIEAFQNR, from the exons ATGTTGGCATTGGGTGAAACTGGAGGAGGAGAAATGGAGAAAGAATTTGAATCAAAGCTTCATCTTCAAAACCCAGATAAGAAAAACAATAACTCAGttatgaaatcaaagagttttgtgtTTAGAGCGCCTCAAGAACAGTTTAGTATTCAAGAGTTTCAATTAGGGAAGATCTATGGTGTTGGTTCTTATTCAAAG GTTGTGAGGGCGAAAAAGAGGGATACAGGAATTGTATATGCGTTGAAGATTATGGACAAGAAGTTTATTacgaaagaaaataaaacatcATATGTTAAGTTGGAAAGGATTGTACTCGATCAGTTGGATCATCCTGGGATTATTCGTCTATTTTTCACATTTCAAGACACTTGTTCTTTGT ACATGGCACTTGAATCTTGTGAAGGCGGTGAACTTTTTGATCAGATAATAAGG AAAGGTCGTCTATCAGAGAATGAAGCACGCTTCTATGCAGCAGAAGTGATTGATGCCCTGGAATACATGCACGGTGTAGGATTAATTCATCGAGATATTAAG CCAGAGAACTTGCTACTTACTGCAGACGGGCATATTAAAATTGCTGATTTTGGTAGTGTAAAGCCTATGGAGGACAGCCAAATATCAGTCCTTCCATCCGTACCATCAA GTGAAAAGGCATGCACCTTTGTCGGAACCGCTGCATATGTCCCTCCAGAAGTTCTTAATTCAGCTCCTGCAACTTTTGG AAATGACCTTTGGGCACTGGGATGCACCTTGTATCAGATGCTATCTGGAACTTCTCCCTTCAAAGATGCAAGTGAATGGCTTATTTTTCAAAGAATTATTGCCAGAGACATAAAATTTCCAGAGTACTTTACTAAAGAAGCTAGAGACCTTATTGACAAGTTATTG GACACAGATCCCAGCCAACGACCAGGTGCTGGACCTGATGGCTATGCTTCACTTAAGTCACATCCCTTCTTTAAGGGTGTGGACTGGAAAAATATAAGACGGCAATCTCCTCCCAAACTAGCTTTAGAAACCAAG GCAGTGGAGGCTGATGAAGCTCAGGATCCTGGGTGGAATCTTTCTCACATTGGGGATGGTTCATTTAGTTTCAACGATGGAACTagtggtgctgctgccacttcATCTTCTGAAGCATCTGCTCACATAACTAGACTTGCTTCCATTGACTCGTTTGATTCAAGATG GCAACAATTTTTGGACCCTGGGGAGTCGATCGTTATGATCTCAATGGTGAAAAAGGTACAGAAACTTGCCAACAAGAAGGTGCAACTCATTCTTACCGACAAACCCAAATTGATTTGTGTGGACCCTGCGAAGATGACCCTCAAGGGGAATGTGTTATGGTCCGAGGCTGATAACCCCCAAGACCTTACCATTCAAGTAACAAGTTCTTCAAATTTTAAGATTTGCACG CCAAAGAAGGTAATGTCTTTCGAGGATGCAAAACAAAGAGCTTGGCAGTGGAAAAAGGCAATAGAGGCCTTCCAAAACCGGTGA
- the LOC113322803 gene encoding 3-phosphoinositide-dependent protein kinase 2-like isoform X2 — MDKKFITKENKTSYVKLERIVLDQLDHPGIIRLFFTFQDTCSLYMALESCEGGELFDQIIRKGRLSENEARFYAAEVIDALEYMHGVGLIHRDIKPENLLLTADGHIKIADFGSVKPMEDSQISVLPSVPSSEKACTFVGTAAYVPPEVLNSAPATFGNDLWALGCTLYQMLSGTSPFKDASEWLIFQRIIARDIKFPEYFTKEARDLIDKLLDTDPSQRPGAGPDGYASLKSHPFFKGVDWKNIRRQSPPKLALETKAVEADEAQDPGWNLSHIGDGSFSFNDGTSGAAATSSSEASAHITRLASIDSFDSRWQQFLDPGESIVMISMVKKVQKLANKKVQLILTDKPKLICVDPAKMTLKGNVLWSEADNPQDLTIQVTSSSNFKICTPKKVMSFEDAKQRAWQWKKAIEAFQNR, encoded by the exons ATGGACAAGAAGTTTATTacgaaagaaaataaaacatcATATGTTAAGTTGGAAAGGATTGTACTCGATCAGTTGGATCATCCTGGGATTATTCGTCTATTTTTCACATTTCAAGACACTTGTTCTTTGT ACATGGCACTTGAATCTTGTGAAGGCGGTGAACTTTTTGATCAGATAATAAGG AAAGGTCGTCTATCAGAGAATGAAGCACGCTTCTATGCAGCAGAAGTGATTGATGCCCTGGAATACATGCACGGTGTAGGATTAATTCATCGAGATATTAAG CCAGAGAACTTGCTACTTACTGCAGACGGGCATATTAAAATTGCTGATTTTGGTAGTGTAAAGCCTATGGAGGACAGCCAAATATCAGTCCTTCCATCCGTACCATCAA GTGAAAAGGCATGCACCTTTGTCGGAACCGCTGCATATGTCCCTCCAGAAGTTCTTAATTCAGCTCCTGCAACTTTTGG AAATGACCTTTGGGCACTGGGATGCACCTTGTATCAGATGCTATCTGGAACTTCTCCCTTCAAAGATGCAAGTGAATGGCTTATTTTTCAAAGAATTATTGCCAGAGACATAAAATTTCCAGAGTACTTTACTAAAGAAGCTAGAGACCTTATTGACAAGTTATTG GACACAGATCCCAGCCAACGACCAGGTGCTGGACCTGATGGCTATGCTTCACTTAAGTCACATCCCTTCTTTAAGGGTGTGGACTGGAAAAATATAAGACGGCAATCTCCTCCCAAACTAGCTTTAGAAACCAAG GCAGTGGAGGCTGATGAAGCTCAGGATCCTGGGTGGAATCTTTCTCACATTGGGGATGGTTCATTTAGTTTCAACGATGGAACTagtggtgctgctgccacttcATCTTCTGAAGCATCTGCTCACATAACTAGACTTGCTTCCATTGACTCGTTTGATTCAAGATG GCAACAATTTTTGGACCCTGGGGAGTCGATCGTTATGATCTCAATGGTGAAAAAGGTACAGAAACTTGCCAACAAGAAGGTGCAACTCATTCTTACCGACAAACCCAAATTGATTTGTGTGGACCCTGCGAAGATGACCCTCAAGGGGAATGTGTTATGGTCCGAGGCTGATAACCCCCAAGACCTTACCATTCAAGTAACAAGTTCTTCAAATTTTAAGATTTGCACG CCAAAGAAGGTAATGTCTTTCGAGGATGCAAAACAAAGAGCTTGGCAGTGGAAAAAGGCAATAGAGGCCTTCCAAAACCGGTGA